The Streptomyces sp. NBC_00440 genome contains a region encoding:
- a CDS encoding ABC transporter substrate-binding protein, which translates to MRHLSPRTASVAAASLVLALGAAACAGPDDGGSATSGAQGKPHKGGRLTVLNSQPQTDFDPARLYTSGGGNVPSLVFRTLTTRHRANGADGTKVVPDLATDTGRPSKDATVWTYTLKKGLRYEDGTPITSGDVKYGIERSFAAELSGGAPYLRDWLIGGAQYQGPYKAGADGKKGKGLDSIVTPDDRTIVFHLNKPEGEFPYLATQTQTTPVPKAKDTGTKYEEHPLSSGPYKVVKNENDGERITLARNPHWSAKTDSERKAYPDTIDVRSGLDSSVINQRLASSQGADAAAVTTDTNLGPAELAKVTGDKKLASRVGTGHFGYTNYIAFNPEVKPFDNPKVRQAISYAVDRSSVINAAGGSALAEPATTYLPDQKSFGYTPYDHFPAGATGNPAKAKALLKEAGYAKGLTVTLTHSNAKDFETSPEIATALQESLKKAGITVRLQGLEDNDYKDKTKNAKTEPGFFLAHWGADWPSGGPFLAPIFDGRQIVRDGANFNTGFLNDPSVNKEIDAINKLTDLKAAARRWGALDKKIGERALTVPLFHPVYKRLYGQDIKNVVISDWTGVLDISQTAVK; encoded by the coding sequence ATGCGTCATCTGTCCCCACGCACAGCGTCCGTGGCGGCCGCGAGTCTGGTTCTGGCCCTGGGCGCTGCCGCCTGCGCCGGGCCCGATGACGGCGGCAGCGCCACGTCCGGAGCCCAGGGCAAGCCCCACAAGGGCGGCAGGCTCACCGTCCTCAACAGCCAGCCGCAGACGGACTTCGACCCCGCGCGCCTCTACACATCGGGCGGTGGCAACGTCCCCTCGCTGGTGTTCCGTACGCTCACCACCCGCCACCGCGCCAACGGCGCCGACGGTACGAAGGTCGTCCCCGACCTCGCGACCGACACCGGCAGACCCAGCAAGGACGCCACCGTCTGGACGTACACCCTCAAGAAGGGGCTGCGGTACGAGGACGGCACCCCCATCACGTCCGGCGACGTCAAGTACGGCATCGAGCGGTCCTTCGCGGCCGAACTGTCCGGCGGGGCGCCGTACCTGCGCGACTGGCTGATAGGCGGGGCCCAGTACCAGGGCCCGTACAAGGCGGGGGCAGACGGGAAGAAGGGCAAGGGCCTCGACTCGATCGTGACGCCCGACGACCGCACCATCGTCTTCCATCTGAACAAGCCCGAGGGCGAGTTCCCCTATCTGGCGACGCAGACCCAGACGACCCCCGTACCGAAGGCCAAGGACACCGGGACCAAGTACGAGGAGCACCCGCTCTCGTCGGGCCCGTACAAGGTCGTCAAGAACGAGAACGACGGTGAGCGGATCACGCTCGCGCGCAACCCCCACTGGTCGGCGAAGACCGACAGCGAGCGCAAGGCCTACCCCGACACCATCGACGTCCGCTCCGGACTCGACTCCTCGGTCATCAACCAGCGGCTCGCCAGCTCCCAGGGCGCGGACGCCGCCGCCGTGACCACCGACACCAACCTCGGCCCGGCCGAACTGGCCAAGGTCACCGGTGACAAGAAGCTCGCCTCGCGGGTCGGCACCGGCCACTTCGGCTACACCAACTACATCGCCTTCAACCCGGAGGTGAAGCCCTTCGACAACCCGAAGGTGCGCCAGGCGATCTCGTACGCGGTGGACCGCTCGTCGGTGATCAACGCGGCGGGCGGCTCCGCGCTCGCCGAGCCCGCCACCACCTATCTGCCCGACCAGAAGTCCTTCGGCTACACGCCGTACGACCACTTCCCGGCAGGCGCGACGGGCAACCCGGCCAAGGCGAAGGCGCTGCTGAAGGAGGCCGGCTACGCCAAGGGGCTGACCGTCACCCTGACGCACTCCAACGCCAAGGACTTCGAGACCAGCCCGGAGATCGCCACCGCCCTCCAGGAGTCCCTGAAGAAGGCAGGCATCACGGTCAGGCTCCAGGGCCTTGAGGACAACGACTACAAGGACAAGACCAAGAACGCGAAGACCGAGCCGGGCTTCTTCCTCGCCCACTGGGGCGCCGACTGGCCGTCCGGCGGGCCCTTCCTCGCCCCGATCTTCGACGGCCGCCAGATCGTCAGGGACGGCGCCAACTTCAACACCGGCTTCCTGAACGACCCTTCGGTCAACAAGGAGATCGACGCGATCAACAAGCTGACCGACCTGAAGGCGGCGGCCCGGCGCTGGGGCGCGCTCGACAAGAAGATCGGTGAACGGGCGCTGACCGTGCCGCTCTTCCACCCGGTCTACAAGCGGCTCTACGGCCAGGACATCAAGAACGTCGTGATCAGCGACTGGACCGGTGTGCTCGACATCTCCCAGACAGCGGTCAAGTAA
- a CDS encoding ABC transporter permease, with amino-acid sequence MPEALLADGAGVAVAVPVSGARQFWRRLRGQRAATTAAVVVALLVLAALAAPLLTALEGQDPNVYHPDLIDSARGGVPVGPLGGMSADHWLGIEPQTGRDLFARLVYGARVSLSVAFAATLVQVLLGVAFGVAAGLGNKLVDNVLSRITDVVVAMPLMVLSLALMAIVPDTFPRPVLVALVIGLVAWGGTAKIVRAATLSLKSLDHVAAARLSGWNQWQIARRELLPSLAAPVITYAALLFPANISAEAALSFLGVGVQPPTPSWGQMLTSADVWYQAAPQYLLLPAGMLFLTVVSLTVLGDGVRTALDPRAASRLRIGTGRKRETGRRQEKGAVA; translated from the coding sequence ATGCCCGAAGCCCTGTTGGCCGACGGAGCGGGGGTCGCGGTCGCGGTCCCCGTCTCCGGGGCCCGTCAGTTCTGGCGGCGGCTGCGCGGACAGCGCGCCGCCACCACCGCGGCGGTCGTCGTCGCCCTGCTCGTCCTGGCCGCGCTCGCCGCGCCGCTGCTCACCGCCCTGGAGGGCCAGGATCCCAACGTCTACCACCCGGATCTGATCGACTCGGCGCGCGGCGGCGTCCCCGTCGGCCCGCTCGGCGGCATGAGCGCGGACCACTGGCTCGGCATCGAACCGCAGACCGGCCGCGACCTTTTCGCCCGGCTGGTCTACGGCGCCCGGGTCTCACTCTCCGTCGCCTTCGCCGCGACCCTCGTCCAGGTGCTGCTCGGCGTCGCCTTCGGGGTCGCGGCGGGACTCGGCAACAAGCTCGTCGACAACGTGCTCAGCCGGATCACCGACGTCGTCGTGGCGATGCCGCTGATGGTGCTCTCGCTCGCGCTGATGGCGATCGTCCCCGACACCTTCCCGCGTCCGGTGCTGGTCGCACTCGTCATCGGCCTCGTCGCCTGGGGCGGTACGGCGAAGATCGTCCGGGCCGCGACGCTGAGCCTCAAGTCGCTCGACCATGTCGCGGCGGCCCGGCTCAGCGGCTGGAACCAGTGGCAGATCGCCCGCCGCGAACTGCTGCCGTCGCTGGCCGCACCCGTCATCACCTACGCCGCGCTGCTCTTCCCCGCCAACATCTCGGCCGAGGCCGCGCTGTCCTTCCTCGGCGTCGGCGTCCAACCGCCCACCCCGTCCTGGGGACAGATGCTCACATCGGCCGATGTCTGGTACCAGGCCGCGCCGCAGTATCTGCTGCTCCCGGCCGGGATGCTCTTCCTCACCGTCGTCTCGCTGACGGTGCTCGGCGACGGCGTACGGACCGCACTCGACCCGCGTGCCGCCTCCCGGCTGCGCATCGGTACCGGACGCAAGCGCGAGACCGGGCGCCGGCAGGAGAAGGGGGCGGTGGCGTGA
- a CDS encoding ABC transporter permease — translation MAGFLLRRLTGAVVTLFAISVIIYAVFYVAPGNVAQITCGPRCSPVQVHQVSEQLHLGDPLYVQYGHFLQGIFAGRDFSTGTSVLHCKAPCLGLSYRTDQQVTQLILTKLPVTASLTLGAMVMWLILGVGTGVLSAWRRGRPTERLLTGVTLAGTATPVFVIGLVLMIVVCGTLGWLPYPQYVPFSDDPQQWAWNLLLPWLSLALIESAKYARLTRASMLETLADDHVRTFRAYGVSERRIIARHALRGALAPVIALNANDFGSMFGGAVLTESLFGIPGIGRELVHAVNVVDLPVVVGMVLVTGFFVVLANAAADVLYAVADRRVVLS, via the coding sequence ATGGCCGGCTTCCTGCTGCGGCGCCTCACCGGCGCCGTGGTCACCCTCTTCGCGATCTCCGTGATCATCTACGCGGTCTTCTACGTCGCACCGGGCAACGTCGCGCAGATCACCTGCGGTCCGCGCTGCTCACCGGTCCAGGTGCACCAGGTCAGCGAGCAACTGCACCTCGGCGACCCGCTGTATGTGCAGTACGGGCACTTCCTCCAGGGCATCTTCGCCGGGCGGGACTTCTCCACCGGCACCTCGGTGCTGCACTGCAAGGCCCCCTGCCTCGGCCTCTCGTACCGCACCGACCAGCAGGTCACCCAGCTGATCCTCACCAAGCTGCCGGTCACCGCCTCCCTCACGCTCGGGGCGATGGTGATGTGGCTGATCCTCGGGGTCGGCACCGGGGTGCTCTCCGCCTGGCGGCGCGGGCGGCCCACCGAACGGCTGCTCACCGGAGTCACCCTGGCCGGTACCGCGACACCCGTCTTCGTCATCGGCCTGGTGCTGATGATCGTGGTGTGCGGGACGCTGGGCTGGCTGCCGTATCCGCAGTACGTGCCGTTCTCCGACGACCCGCAGCAGTGGGCGTGGAACCTGCTGCTGCCCTGGCTCTCGCTCGCGCTGATCGAGTCCGCCAAGTACGCACGGCTGACCCGGGCCTCGATGCTGGAGACGCTGGCCGACGACCATGTGCGGACCTTCCGCGCGTACGGGGTCAGCGAGCGCCGCATCATCGCGCGGCACGCGCTGCGCGGGGCCCTCGCTCCCGTCATCGCGCTCAACGCCAATGACTTCGGTTCGATGTTCGGGGGCGCCGTACTGACCGAGTCGCTCTTCGGTATCCCCGGGATCGGGCGCGAACTCGTCCACGCCGTCAATGTGGTGGACCTGCCGGTGGTGGTCGGCATGGTGCTGGTCACCGGCTTCTTCGTAGTGCTCGCCAATGCCGCGGCGGACGTGCTGTACGCGGTGGCCGACCGACGGGTGGTCCTGTCATGA
- a CDS encoding dipeptide ABC transporter ATP-binding protein codes for MKGPAVNGSAVDGSVSRPVTSLVDVRDLSVTFDGSVRAVDGLSFTLEAGGALGVVGESGSGKSASAYALLGLHRGSGAQVTGSVTVAGVDVQNASEPELRGLRGGKAAMVFQDPLSSLDPYYAIGDQIAEVYRVQVKTSRRAARARAVEVLDRVGIPDAARRARSRPHEFSGGMRQRALIAMALACEPQLLIADEPTTALDVTVQAQILDLLHGLRHETGMGLLLVTHDVGVAAESVDEVLVMKEGRAVERGPVAGVLGSPREPYTRALLAAVPRVEAHRPVHVPRVEDRRAEGGEVRRTETPRTGGPERVAPGAGDAPLVEAVDLRRVFGRGRSALAAVDGVSLAVHRGETLGIVGESGSGKTTLGRMLVGLLDPTSGRLHRAGRVQMVFQDPVASLNPRRSIGESVADPLRARGDRDETLIRDRVRDLLGRVGLDAAQYDRYPHEFSGGQRQRVGIARALAAEPELIVCDEAVSALDVTTQAQVTALLAELQRELGLALVFVAHDLAVVRQVSDRVAVMRRGRIVEEGDVDTVYGAPQDPYTKQLLAAVPTLDPVLAAVRRAARTELVVP; via the coding sequence ATGAAGGGGCCTGCCGTGAATGGTTCTGCCGTGGATGGTTCTGTCTCCCGGCCTGTCACGAGTCTGGTCGATGTCAGGGACCTCTCGGTCACCTTCGACGGGTCCGTACGGGCCGTCGACGGACTGTCGTTCACGCTGGAGGCGGGCGGCGCGCTCGGCGTCGTCGGCGAGTCCGGCTCCGGCAAGAGCGCGTCCGCGTACGCCCTGCTCGGGCTGCACCGGGGGAGCGGCGCGCAGGTCACCGGGTCGGTGACGGTGGCCGGGGTGGATGTGCAGAACGCGTCCGAACCGGAGTTGCGCGGGCTGCGCGGCGGGAAGGCCGCGATGGTCTTCCAGGACCCGCTGTCCTCGCTGGACCCCTACTACGCGATCGGCGACCAGATCGCCGAGGTGTACCGGGTCCAGGTGAAGACCTCACGCCGGGCCGCCCGTGCGCGGGCGGTCGAGGTGCTCGACCGGGTGGGCATCCCGGACGCCGCCCGGCGCGCCAGGTCGCGCCCGCACGAGTTCAGCGGCGGGATGCGCCAGCGGGCACTGATCGCGATGGCGCTGGCCTGCGAGCCGCAGCTGCTGATCGCGGACGAGCCGACGACCGCGCTGGATGTCACCGTGCAGGCGCAGATCCTCGATCTGCTGCACGGGCTGCGGCACGAGACGGGGATGGGGCTGCTGCTTGTCACCCATGACGTGGGGGTCGCGGCGGAGTCGGTCGACGAGGTGCTGGTGATGAAGGAGGGGCGGGCGGTCGAGCGCGGTCCGGTGGCCGGGGTACTGGGATCACCGCGCGAGCCGTACACCCGGGCGCTGCTGGCCGCGGTGCCACGGGTGGAGGCTCATCGGCCGGTGCACGTACCGCGCGTGGAGGATCGGCGTGCGGAGGGCGGGGAGGTTCGGCGTACGGAGACACCGCGGACGGGTGGTCCGGAGCGGGTGGCCCCCGGAGCCGGGGACGCCCCGCTGGTCGAAGCCGTGGACCTGCGGCGGGTGTTCGGCCGTGGCAGGTCCGCGCTCGCGGCGGTCGACGGGGTGTCCCTCGCCGTCCACCGCGGCGAGACCCTGGGCATCGTCGGCGAGAGCGGCAGCGGCAAGACCACACTCGGACGGATGCTCGTCGGGCTGCTCGATCCCACGTCGGGGCGCCTGCACCGCGCCGGCCGGGTGCAGATGGTCTTCCAGGACCCGGTGGCCTCGCTCAACCCCCGCCGCTCGATCGGCGAATCGGTCGCGGACCCGCTGCGGGCGCGCGGCGACCGGGACGAGACGCTGATCCGGGACCGGGTCCGCGATCTGCTGGGCCGGGTCGGTCTGGACGCGGCCCAGTACGACCGCTATCCGCACGAGTTCAGCGGCGGCCAGCGCCAGCGGGTCGGGATCGCGCGGGCGCTCGCCGCCGAGCCGGAGCTGATCGTCTGCGACGAGGCGGTCTCCGCGCTCGATGTGACGACCCAGGCCCAGGTCACCGCCCTGCTCGCCGAGTTGCAGCGGGAGCTGGGGCTCGCCCTGGTCTTCGTCGCGCACGACCTCGCGGTGGTACGGCAGGTCAGCGACCGGGTCGCCGTGATGCGGCGGGGCCGGATCGTCGAGGAGGGCGATGTGGACACCGTGTACGGCGCCCCGCAGGACCCGTACACCAAGCAGCTGCTGGCCGCGGTCCCCACGCTCGACCCGGTGCTCGCCGCGGTGCGCCGCGCGGCCCGTACGGAGCTGGTGGTGCCCTGA
- a CDS encoding DUF3492 domain-containing protein has protein sequence MRTGLLTDGGYPYATGESRLWCDRLVRGLEQHEFDVYALSRSAHQEAAGRVELPPQVRRVRTAPLWTEPVAGRPYGRRDRRRFAGHFGELAAAVCGGGPDFAAGLYGLAELARERGGLHTALRSETALRTLESACRAPGANRTVQAAGVPDHLAFAGLVERALRPLSLDWYTEDGLGAVDLCHATAGGTAALPGLLAKRFFGVPLLVTEYGVQLRSHFLAGGDRSAPVRALLASFHRALAAEVYGQAAVITPGNTHARRWQEKCGADPAKLRTVYPGMEAARFAAVGDGTDAGDPATLVWVGRIEPAKDLISLLHAFAEVRREEPGAVLRIVGAPAEGPEGAAYLAHCRALAAQLFPDEAAGAHAVGSNPVAFDEIGGPETPELADAYAGGAVVVLSSVVEGFPVSLVEAMFCGRATVSTDVGAVVEVIGGTGLVVPPRNPRALADACLALLRDPARRERLGAAARARALELFTVEQNLAAFHGIYLDLISHCPVRRAPEHDTGEPRPFAYPAESHVPGNWAAGGGGAARTPSWAEPESAGAGVSSGAGAAGGGAGAVPDAAQAGAVPSVVRAGAVPVSRAAGTAAATGEVRR, from the coding sequence ATGCGGACAGGACTGCTTACGGACGGTGGTTATCCGTATGCGACAGGTGAGTCACGGCTCTGGTGCGACCGGCTGGTGCGCGGTCTTGAGCAGCACGAGTTCGATGTCTACGCCCTGAGCCGCAGCGCACACCAGGAGGCGGCCGGACGGGTCGAACTCCCGCCCCAGGTAAGGCGGGTGCGCACCGCCCCGCTGTGGACGGAGCCCGTGGCGGGCCGCCCCTACGGGCGCCGCGACCGGCGCCGCTTCGCCGGACACTTCGGCGAACTGGCGGCCGCCGTCTGCGGCGGAGGACCTGACTTCGCGGCCGGACTCTACGGCCTGGCCGAACTGGCCAGGGAGCGCGGCGGGCTGCACACGGCGCTCCGCTCCGAGACCGCCCTGCGCACCCTGGAGTCCGCCTGCCGTGCGCCCGGGGCCAACCGCACCGTGCAGGCCGCCGGGGTCCCCGACCACCTCGCCTTCGCCGGCCTCGTCGAACGCGCGCTGCGGCCGCTCTCCCTCGACTGGTACACCGAGGACGGCCTGGGGGCGGTGGACCTCTGCCATGCCACGGCGGGCGGCACCGCCGCGCTGCCGGGGCTGCTGGCCAAACGCTTCTTCGGGGTGCCGCTGCTGGTCACCGAGTACGGGGTCCAGCTCCGCTCGCACTTCCTCGCGGGCGGCGACCGGAGCGCGCCGGTACGGGCGCTGCTCGCCTCCTTCCACCGCGCCCTCGCCGCCGAGGTCTACGGACAGGCCGCGGTGATCACGCCGGGCAACACGCACGCCCGCCGCTGGCAGGAGAAGTGCGGCGCCGACCCCGCGAAGCTGCGCACGGTCTATCCCGGCATGGAGGCCGCACGCTTCGCCGCCGTGGGGGACGGCACGGACGCGGGCGACCCGGCGACCCTCGTCTGGGTCGGGCGCATCGAACCGGCCAAGGATCTGATCTCGCTGCTGCACGCCTTCGCCGAGGTGCGCAGGGAGGAACCGGGCGCGGTGCTGCGGATCGTCGGAGCCCCCGCCGAAGGCCCCGAGGGCGCGGCCTATCTCGCCCACTGCCGGGCGCTGGCCGCGCAGTTGTTCCCCGACGAGGCGGCCGGCGCGCACGCCGTCGGCTCCAACCCGGTCGCCTTCGACGAGATCGGCGGCCCGGAGACCCCCGAACTGGCCGACGCCTATGCGGGGGGCGCGGTCGTCGTGCTCTCCAGCGTGGTGGAGGGGTTCCCGGTGAGTCTGGTGGAAGCGATGTTCTGCGGCCGGGCGACGGTCTCCACCGATGTCGGCGCCGTGGTCGAAGTCATCGGCGGTACGGGGCTCGTGGTGCCGCCGCGCAATCCCCGGGCCCTGGCCGACGCCTGTCTCGCACTGCTGCGCGACCCCGCGCGCCGGGAGCGGCTGGGGGCTGCGGCGCGTGCGCGGGCGCTCGAACTGTTCACGGTCGAGCAGAACCTCGCGGCATTTCACGGCATTTACCTCGACCTGATCTCGCACTGCCCGGTCCGGCGTGCGCCGGAGCACGACACCGGGGAGCCCAGGCCGTTCGCGTATCCGGCGGAATCGCATGTGCCGGGGAACTGGGCGGCGGGGGGCGGAGGCGCCGCCCGTACCCCGAGCTGGGCGGAGCCGGAGTCGGCGGGTGCGGGGGTGAGCTCTGGCGCCGGAGCTGCCGGTGGCGGGGCAGGCGCCGTGCCGGATGCTGCGCAGGCCGGTGCCGTGCCCAGTGTTGTGCGGGCCGGTGCCGTGCCGGTGTCGCGGGCTGCCGGTACGGCGGCCGCGACGGGGGAGGTGCGCCGGTGA
- a CDS encoding NAD-dependent epimerase/dehydratase family protein has protein sequence MRVLLLGANGYLGRYVADRLLADPAVHLTALGRGDDADVRFDLASGSPGALTRFLDAVHPGVVINCAGATRGGARDLTRHNTVAVASVCEALRRSTCNARMVQLGCAAEYGPSQPGSSTAEDAVPRPGGPYGVSKLAASELVLNSGLDAIVLRVFSPVGPGTPAGSPLGRLAEAMRRAMQAGDKELKLSGLGVQRDFVDVRDVARAVHAASLSAAQGVVNIGTGHAVKLRDAAAVLARVAGFGGTLHELDAPQHRHSGLVSPRPSEPVMDHLAAPSPYPDGCGGWQQADVRTARDRLGWRPRINLEESLADIWMEAACRI, from the coding sequence ATGAGGGTGCTGCTGCTCGGAGCCAACGGATATCTCGGCCGCTATGTGGCCGACCGCCTGCTCGCCGACCCCGCCGTGCACCTCACGGCCCTCGGACGCGGCGACGACGCCGACGTCCGCTTCGACCTCGCCAGCGGCAGCCCAGGAGCGCTGACCCGCTTCCTGGACGCCGTCCACCCCGGCGTCGTCATCAACTGCGCCGGAGCCACCCGTGGCGGCGCCCGCGATCTGACCCGGCACAACACCGTCGCCGTCGCCTCCGTCTGCGAGGCGCTGCGCCGCAGCACCTGCAACGCGCGGATGGTGCAGCTCGGTTGCGCCGCCGAGTACGGACCGAGCCAGCCCGGTTCGTCCACAGCCGAGGACGCGGTCCCGCGCCCCGGCGGTCCGTACGGGGTCTCCAAGCTGGCCGCCAGCGAGCTGGTGCTCAACTCGGGGCTCGACGCGATCGTCCTGCGGGTCTTCTCACCGGTCGGCCCCGGCACCCCCGCGGGCTCCCCGCTGGGCCGGCTCGCCGAGGCCATGCGCCGTGCGATGCAGGCAGGGGACAAGGAGCTGAAGCTCTCCGGGCTCGGCGTCCAGCGCGACTTCGTCGACGTACGGGACGTGGCGCGCGCCGTGCACGCCGCGTCGCTCTCCGCCGCCCAGGGCGTCGTCAACATCGGTACGGGCCACGCGGTGAAGCTGCGCGACGCCGCCGCCGTCCTGGCCAGGGTCGCCGGATTCGGCGGCACGCTCCACGAGCTCGACGCGCCCCAGCACCGCCACTCGGGCCTGGTCTCGCCGCGCCCCTCCGAGCCGGTCATGGACCATCTGGCCGCGCCGTCCCCGTACCCGGACGGCTGCGGCGGCTGGCAGCAGGCGGACGTACGCACCGCCCGCGACCGGCTCGGCTGGCGCCCGCGCATCAACCTGGAGGAGTCGCTCGCCGACATCTGGATGGAGGCGGCATGTCGCATCTGA
- a CDS encoding spherulation-specific family 4 protein, producing the protein MSHLTPGATLSAELGFGVPGYAHPLVAPVEWAELARPGTPLHWVVLNVANGPGARPDPHCLAAAGRLRTAGTRVLGHLDMAHGTRPFGELIAEAHRFTDWYRTDGFFLDRAPADRADLPETRRIAAALRSVTGPGGRLVLGHGVHPYPGYAETADQLVTFSGPWTDYRWSQVAEWTADYDPSRFAHFVHGVPRTHLEEAVRIARWQGAGTIFFTDRTDRTDRTDRTDRTGGDDPVGGTDGSAAGRPEESAPFEALPGYWDEIVSRIGPGVSE; encoded by the coding sequence ATGTCGCATCTGACCCCGGGCGCGACCCTCTCGGCCGAGCTGGGCTTCGGTGTACCGGGGTACGCGCACCCGCTGGTCGCGCCGGTCGAATGGGCCGAACTGGCGCGCCCGGGAACGCCGTTGCACTGGGTCGTCCTCAACGTCGCCAACGGCCCCGGCGCCCGGCCCGACCCGCACTGCCTGGCAGCGGCGGGGCGGCTCCGCACTGCGGGGACGCGCGTGCTCGGCCATCTCGACATGGCCCACGGCACCCGTCCGTTCGGGGAGCTGATCGCGGAGGCCCACCGGTTCACCGACTGGTACCGCACCGACGGCTTCTTCCTCGACCGGGCCCCGGCCGACCGCGCCGACCTGCCCGAGACCCGGCGGATCGCGGCTGCCCTCAGGTCGGTGACGGGACCCGGCGGCCGTCTCGTGCTCGGACACGGTGTGCACCCGTACCCCGGATACGCCGAGACCGCCGACCAGTTGGTCACCTTCAGCGGCCCCTGGACGGACTACCGCTGGTCGCAGGTGGCGGAGTGGACGGCCGATTACGACCCGTCGCGGTTCGCCCACTTCGTGCACGGCGTCCCGCGCACGCATCTGGAGGAGGCCGTCCGGATCGCCCGCTGGCAGGGCGCGGGCACGATCTTCTTCACCGACCGGACCGACCGGACCGACCGGACCGACCGGACCGACCGCACCGGCGGGGACGACCCTGTGGGTGGGACTGACGGCTCCGCCGCAGGCCGGCCGGAGGAGAGCGCGCCGTTCGAGGCGCTGCCCGGCTACTGGGACGAAATCGTCTCGCGGATCGGACCTGGTGTCTCGGAATGA
- the moeZ gene encoding adenylyltransferase/sulfurtransferase MoeZ has protein sequence MSLPPLVEPAAELTVDEVRRYSRHLIIPDVGMDGQKRLKNAKVLAVGAGGLGSPALMYLAAAGVGTLGIVEFDEVDESNLQRQIIHSQADIGRSKAQSAKDTVLGINPLVNVILHEERLEAENVMDIFSQYDLIVDGTDNFATRYLVNDACVLLNKPYVWGSIYRFDGQASVFWSEHGPCYRCLYPEPPPPGMVPSCAEGGVLGVLCASIGSIQVNEAIKLLAGIGEPLVGRLMIYDALEMQYRQVKVRKDPDCAVCGENPTVTELIDYEAFCGVVSEEAQEAAAGSTITPKQLKEWIDTDEKIEIIDVREPNEYEIVSIPGAKLIPKNEFIMGTALSDLPQDKKIVLHCKTGVRSAEVLAVLKSAGFADAVHVGGGVIGWVNQIEPEKPIY, from the coding sequence GTGTCGCTGCCACCCCTGGTCGAGCCAGCTGCTGAACTCACCGTCGACGAGGTCCGCAGGTACTCCCGCCACCTGATCATCCCCGACGTGGGGATGGACGGGCAGAAGCGGCTGAAGAACGCCAAGGTGCTCGCCGTGGGTGCGGGCGGCCTCGGTTCGCCCGCCCTCATGTACCTGGCCGCCGCCGGTGTGGGCACGCTGGGCATTGTGGAGTTCGACGAGGTCGACGAGTCGAACCTGCAGCGCCAGATCATCCACAGCCAGGCCGACATCGGCCGTTCCAAGGCCCAGTCGGCCAAGGACACGGTCCTCGGGATCAACCCCCTGGTGAATGTGATCCTTCACGAGGAGCGGCTCGAAGCCGAGAACGTGATGGACATCTTCTCCCAGTACGACCTGATCGTGGACGGCACGGACAACTTCGCCACCCGCTACCTGGTCAACGACGCGTGCGTGCTGCTCAACAAGCCGTACGTCTGGGGCTCGATCTACCGCTTCGACGGCCAGGCGTCGGTCTTCTGGTCCGAGCACGGCCCCTGCTACCGCTGCCTCTACCCGGAGCCCCCGCCCCCCGGCATGGTCCCCTCCTGCGCCGAGGGCGGCGTGCTCGGCGTGCTCTGCGCGTCGATCGGCTCCATCCAGGTCAACGAGGCGATCAAGCTGCTCGCCGGCATCGGTGAGCCGCTGGTCGGCCGACTGATGATCTACGACGCTCTGGAGATGCAGTACCGCCAGGTCAAGGTCCGCAAGGACCCCGACTGCGCGGTCTGCGGTGAGAACCCCACCGTCACCGAGCTCATCGACTACGAGGCCTTCTGCGGCGTCGTGTCCGAGGAGGCCCAGGAGGCGGCGGCCGGTTCGACGATCACTCCCAAGCAGCTCAAGGAGTGGATCGACACCGACGAGAAGATCGAGATCATCGACGTCCGCGAGCCGAACGAGTACGAGATCGTCTCGATCCCGGGCGCGAAGCTGATCCCGAAGAACGAGTTCATCATGGGCACCGCCCTCTCGGACCTTCCGCAGGACAAGAAGATCGTCCTGCACTGCAAGACGGGCGTCCGCTCGGCCGAGGTGCTGGCCGTGCTGAAGTCCGCGGGCTTCGCCGACGCCGTCCACGTGGGCGGCGGCGTGATCGGCTGGGTCAACCAGATCGAGCCGGAGAAGCCGATCTACTAG